GCAGGCGCAGCGCCTCAATGCCCAGACCCTGAAAATCATAGGGCGAAGTGCGCGGCTTGTAAGCGCCGCCGCGCAGCAGCGTTGCGCCGGCGGCCTTGATGGCGCGCGCGGTGGAGAAAAGCTGCTCGTGCGATTCCACTGAGCATGGCCCGGCGATCACCACAGCTTCTTCGCCGCCGATGATCACGCCGCCCACGTCAACCTGGGTGCGTCCGCTCTTGGTTTGCTTGCTCACCAGCTTGAACGGATGCGCAATAGGCACAACGTCTTCCACGCCCGGCGCGGCCTTGAGCGCTTCCAGGGCGATGCGGTTGCCGCCGGAGCCGACCGCGGCCACAATGGCGCGCTCCGATCCACGCGTGACATGCGGCTGAAAACCGCATTCGATGACCCGTTCAATTACGTGTTGAAGTTCCGCTTCAGACGAACCTGCCGCCATATTGATGACCATGAGAAAACTCCTGTAAAAGCATTTGGTACTTAGTATTTAGTACTTGGTAATTAGCCAGAAATCTGTTGCTGCAAACTCTGTTTGTTGCCCCCTCGAAAAATTTAAAAGTCGTTACGTACCAAGCTGTGAAGGCTTGACTCTTGCCGGATCTCCCGTTTGTTCCTCCATGCGCTGGGTGCCCAGGCGGCGCGTTTCGCGGATGATCCCGGAGAAAATGTCGGTGACGCTTTGCTGGTCGAGTGGGCCGTTATTCTTTTCCACCACGCGGGCCAGCACCTGGCGCTCACGATTGCCGTCGTATGCGGGCAAGCCCGAGGCAACCTTGATCGAGGCAATTTCACAGGCGATGGCGGCGCGCTGGTTGAGCAGACGAAGCAGCTCGGCATCGAGCGCGTCAATCTGGCGGCGCCAGTCGTCAAGCGTTTTGTCGCCGGTAATGCTTGGCAAATCCATAGAAGCTCCTAAAAGCAAGAGGTGGTATCAGCTTGTTAACTGAGGTTCATCGCTACGCCACCCCAGCTACGCGATGAACGTCTGCCTAAAGGCCCGCGATTCCTGCCCCACCACGCGCAAAAACCGCGCGCGTTGGGGACCCCGCAAAGCGAATCGCTAGACGCTGATACTGGCTGTTGGTCAGTTTTCAAACTGACCAACCCCCGAAAGCAAAAACCGCGACCCCTTGGGGATCGCGGCTTACGGTGATTTATGATGACTAACTTCTTATTGCATTTGTCAGCACAGATCCGCGTGGCCGCTACCCGTAAAGTGGTAGCGGTAAGTAAACGCGAAAGTAAATCGGCTGGCGTGCATGCTCAGCGGATAGTAGTCTAGATTTTTGGGTGTTGTCAAGAAAGTTAATGTAAAAAACAGCTTTTAGCCATTAGCTTTTGGGCTTTAGCCAGAACGGTGGCACTCAACATCCAGAGGAAAGATCAAGATTCAGGCCAGAGATCAAAGGCTAACGGCTAAAAGCTAAGGGCTAAATTATGAGCAAAACCATTGATTCTAAAGATGCGGCAGCGGCGCAGCAAAACACCGAGTGGCAGGCGTATGTAGAAGATTTTCGGCGAGCGGGGCACGAGACCGTGGACCGGATTGCCGAGTACCTGAACAACGTTTCTGAAATGCCGGTGCTGGCGCAGACCAAACCGGGCGATCTGCTGGATGCTCTGCCGAAGTCGGCGCCGGAAAAAGGCGAGACGTTTGACGCGATCCTCCGCGACTTCGACCGGCTGGTGATGCCGGCGGTAACGCAGTGGAACCATCCGCGCTTTTTTGCTTACTTTGCCTGCACCGGTTCCACGCCGGCGATCCTGGGCGAGATGCTGGCTGCGGCGCTCAACACCAACGGGCTGCACTGGAAGACTTCTCCTGCTGTAGCGGAACTGGAACAGCGCGCGCTCGATTGGTTGGGGCAATGGATCGGCCTCCCTGAAGGATGGTTTGGCATTGTCTACGACACGGCTTCCACCAGCAGCATGCATGCGGTGGTGTGCGCGCGTGAGTTGGTCGATCCGGAAGCGCGAACGGCGGGAAGCCGCAACGACATGGTGCTGTACACATCTGAGCAGTCGCACATGTCAATTGAGAAAGGCGCGATTGCCGTGGGCGTGGGCCAGAAGAACATTCGCAAGGTGCCGTCGGACGCGGAGTTTCGTATGCGCGCCGACGCGTTGGCAGAGATGGTCGAGGAAGACAAACGCGCGGGCAAGCGGCCGTTCTGCGTGGTTGCAACCGTGGGCACAACTTCCACCACCAGCGTTGATCCTGTGCCGCAGATTGCGGATGTCGCGGAGAAGCACGGCCTGTGGCTGCATGTGGACGCCGCTTACGCTGGCGCCGCGGCAATCCTGCCGGAGCAGCGGCACATTATGGCGGGAGTGGAGCGCGCGCATTCTCTGGTATTCAACGCCCACAAGTGGCTCTTTACGCCCATTGACCTGAGCGCGTTTTACACGCGCAGGCCGGACATTCTGCGGCGAGCGTTTTCCCTTACGCCGGATTACTTGAAGACGCAGGACGATCCGCGCGCGCATAACCTCATGGATTACGGCGTTCCGCTGGGACATCGTTTCCGCGCGCTGAAGCTGTGGTTTGTGATGCGTTACTTTGGGCGCGAACGCATTGAAACCATTTTGCGCTCGCACATTCAATGGGCCCAGGATTTTGCCGCGCTGGTGGACGCGCATCCGAAATTTGAGCGCGTTGCGCCGACGCCGCTGTCTGTTGTCTGCTTCCGCTATAAAGGCTCTGACGATGAGAACCGCGCGATCCTGGAAAAAGTAAACGCTTCAGGCCGTATGTTCATTGCCAGCACTGTGTTGAACGGAAAACTCACGCTGCGGCTGGCGATTGGCCATCTGGAAACCAGTTGGCGCGATGTGCAGGAAGCGTGGGAGTTGCTGCAAACGGCGGCGGAAGAACTCTAACCACAACGGACATGAAGGACGGTGGAAGAAATTTTAGCCGCGAATGAACGCGAAAAAGCACGAATCTGAAGTAATAGAGAACAAGATTCGAGTTTATTCACTTTTCCTAAGCGGCTACTTTCGGCCTACGCCGCGTGGCTCTGCAAAAAATAAAACGCATAGCACAGCGCGAGAAACACGGCTTCCAGTCCGGCAAAAACGATAAAAACACTATTATGGATGCGGAAGAGCAATCGATTATCGAAGCCCCACTCAGCCTCAGGCGGACGCGCCTGCATGGCGCGATAGAGGCCGCGAGCCGTCATCACAAACAAGTGCAGCAGCAGACCATAAAAGCCGATCCAGAAAACTACCCAGAAGAGCGGGCCCACGCTGGAGAAAAGTCCGTCAAAGCCATAATCACTGCCGCTGAGCGCCACAAACAAAAATGCCAGCAACACCAGGTTGGGCCAAAGGCCCTCCGCAGTGATGAAGTAAAGATAATAGTCAGCCAAATTGCGCGCGTGGCGATTGCGCGGAAACTCTTTTTGCGCACCCTGGCTGAACAGACCCGCGGCCAGAAACAGCGCCAGAGAAAATATCAGCGGGCTGCCTGAATTCACAATTGCCATTGTGCTC
The sequence above is a segment of the Terriglobia bacterium genome. Coding sequences within it:
- a CDS encoding chorismate mutase, encoding MDLPSITGDKTLDDWRRQIDALDAELLRLLNQRAAIACEIASIKVASGLPAYDGNRERQVLARVVEKNNGPLDQQSVTDIFSGIIRETRRLGTQRMEEQTGDPARVKPSQLGT
- a CDS encoding amino acid decarboxylase, translated to MSKTIDSKDAAAAQQNTEWQAYVEDFRRAGHETVDRIAEYLNNVSEMPVLAQTKPGDLLDALPKSAPEKGETFDAILRDFDRLVMPAVTQWNHPRFFAYFACTGSTPAILGEMLAAALNTNGLHWKTSPAVAELEQRALDWLGQWIGLPEGWFGIVYDTASTSSMHAVVCARELVDPEARTAGSRNDMVLYTSEQSHMSIEKGAIAVGVGQKNIRKVPSDAEFRMRADALAEMVEEDKRAGKRPFCVVATVGTTSTTSVDPVPQIADVAEKHGLWLHVDAAYAGAAAILPEQRHIMAGVERAHSLVFNAHKWLFTPIDLSAFYTRRPDILRRAFSLTPDYLKTQDDPRAHNLMDYGVPLGHRFRALKLWFVMRYFGRERIETILRSHIQWAQDFAALVDAHPKFERVAPTPLSVVCFRYKGSDDENRAILEKVNASGRMFIASTVLNGKLTLRLAIGHLETSWRDVQEAWELLQTAAEEL